GTTGTCCAAAACCCATCCAGACACATTAGCTTTGACTCTACAAACGGAATGTGGttgcatgtgtttttaatgACCCCCAAATTTTATTTGATAAGATCACAATGCTTTGCTGCCCATTTTCACCTGTTTTGAGTGCTGTCCTCTTGCAGTCCAATCACCCATAACTGTTAATACCAGGAGTACATGGGTCCTTAAGCAGTTcttaaacactttaatttaatCCTGGATAATTGATACAAGGACACAAGCACAGGTTATAACTGGAGAACTGTGTGCTCTCTTCCAGCTGCTGAACAAATTTGGCCTTGACAAGGTATATGACGGCCAGGTGGAGATCACCGGGGACGAGTTTAATGTGGAGAGCATTGATGGACAGCCTGGAGCTTTCACTTGCTACCTGGATGCAGGACTTGCCAGAACCACCACTGGCAATAAGGTGTTCGGAGCCCTGAAGGGAGCGGTGGATGGAGGTCTCTCCATTCCTCATAGGTAGATCTACCATCTTACAGTTTACTGTGCTAAAAAAATGTGGATTTGTATGTTCTAGGTCTTCCTATTGCATATAATTCTAACTTGATGACAACTCTTGAAACTGAGCAGCTTGTGTTGTGATTGCATTTCAAGACGGGACTGATTTTAAGACCTGTTTACATTGGAAGTATCAACTGCATGAGCTCTGTTCATTAATACTAAGTGTAATTTGTCTTAGCACCAAGCGATTCCCAGGCTATGACACTGAGAGCAAGGAGTTCAATGCAGAGGTCCACCGCAAGCACATCCTGGGCCTGAACATCGCAGAGTACATGAGATACTTGATGGAGGAGGATGAGGATGCGTACAAGAAACAGTTCTCTCGCTTCATCAAGAATGGCGTTAACGCtgattcagtatgtgctggggTTTTTTCTTTTGATAACTTAAAATTATTTGATACAATGTGCTTGTGTAAATGCgtgttttttacattgtacttgtatttttaaatatatgcttGTAATTACAtgtgtaatttctgtaattTCGTCTATAATTATACTGTTGACCCTTCCCTTACCTTTACCTGCTCTTAAACCTAACCATACCATCAAACCTGATCCTAATCTTTCCTTATCCCACCTTGATAGCAACATGAACACTAAGTgcattgtacttaatttttttttaattgtcttttattgtattttatagtagttaaagacacttaatattaAGTTAACCAAAAGATCTATTGAATGTTGAGCTTAAAATATAATACTCCAaacaaagatttaaaaaatatataaagtggATGGAACCCTCAAAGTTGAATCCTCAAAAACCATGCAAAATGACACAACTGTAATACATTTGAGGGGATGATTCAGTGTCTTCTGAAACAGTATATAAATCCTTTATAAACTATAACCCATGGCTTCAAGACAGTGGGCTTGTTGTAAACATCAGAATGTtgtgaatcatgacaaaaactcTGAACATCACGCAAGCACAGAGTGTGGTCTCTTCTTGCCCGAGTTTCACAATGTACTTGCATCATGCTTCACAACATGCTGAGATTTACATATAAGTTGCAAGTGAGTTTTTGCCAAAAGTGATTGAAATAGACGATTGAAATGGTATTTTTGTAGTACACCCCCATACATTTTGGGGTGGAGTATCCTTTTTAAAAATTGCAAATCCTTTGTTTCACGTTTAAATCAGTATTTCATTAACATAAGACATTACAGTAAAGCAGGCTGATACATAAGTTATAAATGATGTTATTAATCTTGTGACAGTTTTTTCTAATATGCATCTCTTCCTCAGATGGAGGAAATGTATAAGAAGGCACACGCAGCCATCCGGGAGAACCCAGTGCACGAAAAGAAGCCCAAGCGGGAAGTCAAGAAGAAGAGGTACAGCTCTCTTGTTTGGTTGCTTCATGTCTTGTGCTCACAAGTTGATCTTCATGAACATCACAGCCATAGGGTCATGttgtttttggttgtttttttttttttttttttttttttcaattgaacTGTTTAGAACTGAGATTTTTATGCCCACAATAACTGTTCTGCTGCTTGATGATGATACCCTTTCAGACTGAGCAAATTGTGGTTGGTCCTGCGTTTGCACAGTTGATGCAAGCATATTTCAAGACGGGGCTGAGAGCAGCTTTGGTTAATAGTTGGACTTTCAGTGTCATTAGAGGCATTAGAGGaagttttattgttttagacTGTCTACTTTGGAGTTTTTCATAGCGGGCATAAATTCTCAGCTAGACTGCAAAGAACATTAATGAATTATGCTTGGGACCAAGTAAATCAATGAACTTGACTAATGCTTGTTTGGTCGGGGAAAATTGGTTTGTCTCACCTAAATGACCgtttcattaaaatgtattgcTGTATTTAAAAGTTGATTTCCTAGGAGAAATTGCTTGTTACTTGTTTGCTAAAATTTTGTGGTTTTCTTTCTAGATGGAACCGTGCCAAGCTCACACTGGCTCAGAGAAAAGACCGTGTTGCCCAGAAGAAGGCCAGCTTCCTTCGGGCTCAAGCTGCAGAGGAGGACTAGAGCTCGATCCTGCTTGCTTCCTCATATTTGTGCAGAAATCATTTGTTCTAATAAATATTTCAGAAAAGACTGATTGTGTCCGTCTGATTGCTTGTATCATTAAAAAGTAGGTGTtattttcaaaatttaaatatggTTTGTGTATTTCCATGTTTTAACACCTTAAGGAAACCTT
Above is a genomic segment from Chanodichthys erythropterus isolate Z2021 chromosome 21, ASM2448905v1, whole genome shotgun sequence containing:
- the rpl5b gene encoding 60S ribosomal protein L5b, coding for MGFVKVVKNKAYFKRYQVKFRRRREGKTDYFARKRLVIQDKNKYNTPKYRMIVRFSNRDIICQIAYAKIEGDMIVCAAYSHELPKYGVSVGLTNYAAAYCTGLLLARRLLNKFGLDKVYDGQVEITGDEFNVESIDGQPGAFTCYLDAGLARTTTGNKVFGALKGAVDGGLSIPHSTKRFPGYDTESKEFNAEVHRKHILGLNIAEYMRYLMEEDEDAYKKQFSRFIKNGVNADSMEEMYKKAHAAIRENPVHEKKPKREVKKKRWNRAKLTLAQRKDRVAQKKASFLRAQAAEED